One segment of Pogoniulus pusillus isolate bPogPus1 chromosome 26, bPogPus1.pri, whole genome shotgun sequence DNA contains the following:
- the PFN2 gene encoding profilin-2 isoform X1 — translation MAGWQSYVDNLMCDGCCQEAAIVGYCDAKYVWAATAGGIFQSITPVEIDMIVGKDREGFFTNGLTLGAKKCSVIRDSLYVDGDCTMDIRTKSQGGEPTYNVAVGRAGRVLVFVMGKEGVHGGGLNKKAYSMAKYLRDSGF, via the exons ATGGCCGGCTGGCAGAGCTACGTGGACAACCTGATGTGCgatggctgctgccaggaggccGCCATTGTGGGCTACTGCGACGCCAAGTACGTCTGGGCAGCCACGGCCGGCGGCATCTTCCAGAGCATCACG CCAGTAGAAATAGATATGATTGTAGGAAAAGACCGAGAGGGTTTTTTCACCAATGGCCTGACCCTTGGTGCAAAGAAGTGCTCTGTGATCAGAGATAGCCTGTACGTGGATGGTGACTGCACAATGGACATCAGGACAAAGAGTCAAGGTGGTGAGCCGACGTACAATGTTGCTGTAGGCAGAGCTGGCCGAG tcTTGGTCTTTGTAATGGGCAAAGAAGGGGTCCATGGAGGCGGATTGAATAAGAAGGCATACTCAATGGCAAAATACTTGAGAGACTCTGGGTTCTAG
- the PFN2 gene encoding profilin-2 isoform X2, whose translation MAGWQSYVDNLMCDGCCQEAAIVGYCDAKYVWAATAGGIFQSITPVEIDMIVGKDREGFFTNGLTLGAKKCSVIRDSLYVDGDCTMDIRTKSQGGEPTYNVAVGRAGRALVIVMGKEGVHGGTLNKKAYELALYLRRCDF comes from the exons ATGGCCGGCTGGCAGAGCTACGTGGACAACCTGATGTGCgatggctgctgccaggaggccGCCATTGTGGGCTACTGCGACGCCAAGTACGTCTGGGCAGCCACGGCCGGCGGCATCTTCCAGAGCATCACG CCAGTAGAAATAGATATGATTGTAGGAAAAGACCGAGAGGGTTTTTTCACCAATGGCCTGACCCTTGGTGCAAAGAAGTGCTCTGTGATCAGAGATAGCCTGTACGTGGATGGTGACTGCACAATGGACATCAGGACAAAGAGTCAAGGTGGTGAGCCGACGTACAATGTTGCTGTAGGCAGAGCTGGCCGAG CATTGGTTATAGTCATGGGAAAAGAAGGTGTCCATGGAGGGACACTCAACAAGAAAGCTTATGAACTGGCTTTATACCTGAGGAGGTGTGACTTCTga